One window of Homalodisca vitripennis isolate AUS2020 unplaced genomic scaffold, UT_GWSS_2.1 ScUCBcl_8050;HRSCAF=15997, whole genome shotgun sequence genomic DNA carries:
- the LOC124374358 gene encoding protein unc-80 homolog: ELLGLDVLHKFMWVRLIARMFEAMAGNFAYSGDIHLFLNVLNGAVILHSEDACILRYVMATYINAAHNFKNIFSTNGYFLIIPTLLQLYASHQTNKLVTRTVEYVVKQFYLMNRKPFILQMFR; this comes from the exons GAACTTCTAGGGCTTGATGTGCTTCACAAATTCATGTGGGTACGTCTCATAGCTCGAATGTTCGAGGCTATGGCAGGTAACTTCGCTTACTCTGGTGACATCCATCTTTTCCTGAATGTGCTCAATGGAGCAGTTATCCTTCACAGTGAAGATGCATGTATTCTACGATATGTCATGGCTACCTACATTAATGCAGCCcataacttcaaaaatatattttcaactaatGG CTATTTTCTTATCATTCCTACTCTGCTTCAACTGTATGCGAGCCACCAGACAAACAAGCTGGTCACCAGGACTGTGGAGTATGTTGTCAAGCAATTTTATTTGATGAATCGAAAACCCTTCATCCTCCAGATGTTTCGGTAG